A single window of Eleginops maclovinus isolate JMC-PN-2008 ecotype Puerto Natales chromosome 19, JC_Emac_rtc_rv5, whole genome shotgun sequence DNA harbors:
- the LOC134881960 gene encoding uncharacterized protein LOC134881960 isoform X1 — MPSFDLLHKVEQFVKHGTFSEDASKTSKKVTKAASKKFIYKDGCLWRSYRGRLLRVVKSDQEVRELMVRFHDNNHHAGRVKVIKEIMLRYYWVGVTKVVKSWIKECAVCQNRSVPEPHEPPVQVCLAYGCDATSYIYPELSFHRFPKVEEQRRRWLAVAQRDEGSLRTKSCLCSKHFEPSCFTLSDEGQMTLSPDAVPTIIPVTAQEDQVPVASDEDFLYSSSVEDLFSAARGRTRSPTDQTSERPAELQEHQYCLPGPDTRDIQKVMEVKRRKTLIEPSFKLFNQIARYLSHRVLPMQNKKSRGSLKRMSKRFGLKDGVLMYTQVSPPVRVLRSRAEVNSILHQFHDDQNHCGLGVCQREITKRFYWDSMTRELARWVSSCQTCINRTKRRWLRCSVQTCPNGCGPVERGLGLTFHKFPLDNTALLRQWLKAVGRPHWHPRLGSSVCSSHFTEDCFDRSGEKVTVRPDAVPTLMVHGGEQETPIRGPIQPGVDEAYFAKYDAVELYLSKQTYPPGLSYVEKNTFRRFCKKYCIKGGRLHIEKGGRLCLILRSRQRVEEALVEFHDELNHLNANKCLRLLNERYFWKTMRPDVVQWINSCSECSRKTKKKKPEIQTQSHTAESPLQTLRSPQNPEDLDRGRDAHDHSDDGENGVVELDEDVGDEESWTTPILEARGENPVPPPSLTPARIPILVHLKTPITFQLSTPIILQPRTSNDPILGRLFQKQTNPSNSVDPVHLNPQIEEQAGPHDQKESVSQARTLHFVKVQNIINSLPESHSAPEITAKHKAPQTRTEAITPPGQSRGLNTQTKSPGSTQQTRKRRRDLDGTSPAKKISSSGLEPVVAPSSKPWPVFTIADSTPAQTAKPPPNVDSATPLQRNRTLQARTVIQQCSEARVKIQPAHDGADAQWAEIQEGLVVYVCFFHGATEEVAHEMASSLMTTKFFRKDTGHSVSVLNLPGSVLFIPQDSLLGEVGPKRSRQYRGGGELWLGGQLFSTLISACREIMSGSLKCRMAGVKVEQGAYGQKQEISLKSAEPLTLLLEF, encoded by the exons ATGCCTTCTTTTGACTTGCTGCATAAGGTCGAGCAGTTTGTGAAACATGGAACGTTTTCTGAAGACGCATCAAAGACCTCGAAGAAAGTGACCAAAGCTGCGAGCAAAAAGTTCATCTATAAAG ATGGCTGTCTGTGGCGTTCGTACCGAGGCCGCCTCCTCCGAGTCGTCAAGAGCGACCAGGAGGTGAGGGAACTCATGGTCCGTTTCCATGACAACAACCACCACGCCGGCCGGGTCAAAGTAATAAAAGAGATAATG CTGAGGTACTACTGGGTTGGAGTGACGAAAGTTGTGAAGTCCTGGATCAAAGAGTGCGCTGTTTGTCAGAACCGAAGTGTCCCAGAACCGCATGAACCCCCCGTCCAGGTCTGCCTGGCCTACGGCTGCGACGCAACCAGCTACATTTACCCCGAGCTCAGCTTCCACAG GTTTCCAAAAGTGGAAGAGCAACGGCGACGTTGGCTGGCGGTGGCTCAGAGGGACGAAGGCTCGCTGCGCACAAAATCCTGCCTCTGCTCGAAACACTTTGAGCCGTCCTGCTTCACGCTGAGCGACGAGGGTCAGATGACTCTGTCACCAGACGCCGTACCCACCATCATCCCTGTGACAGCGCAGGAGGACCAG GTTCCTGTCGCTTCAGATGAGGACTTCCTATACTCCAGCAGCGTTGAAGACCTCTTCTCTGCTGCCAGGGGAAGAACCAGAAGCCCCACCGATCAAACCTCCGAACGACCCGCGGAGTTGCAGGAGCATCAGTACTGCCTCCCAGGTCCAGACACTAGAGACATCCAGAAAGTGATGGAGgtaaagaggaggaagacactCATCGAGCCGAGCTTCAAGCTGTTCAACCAGATCGCCAG GTATCTGAGCCACAGAGTCTTACCAATGCAAAACAAGAAATCCAGAGGTAGTTTGAAAAGGATGAGTAAGCGCTTTGGGCTAAAAG ACGGTGTGCTGATGTACACTCAAGTCTCTCCTCCTGTCCGAGTGCTACGCAGCAGAGCAGAG GTGAACTCGATCCTGCATCAGTTTCATGACGACCAGAATCACTGCGGGCTGGGAGTCTGCCAGCGTGAGATCACAAAGCGCTTCTACTGGGACAGCATGACCCGGGAGCTGGCCCGCTGGGTCTCCTCCTGCCAGACCTGCATCAACAGGACCAAGAGGAGGTGGCTCCGCTGCAGCGTCCAGACCTGCCCCAACGGCTGCGGGCCGGTGGAGCGCGGCCTCGGCCTCACCTTCCATAA GTTTCCTCTGGACAACACGGCTCTCCTGCGTCAGTGGTTGAAGGCGGTCGGTCGTCCTCACTGGCATCCTCGGCTCGGCTCGTCCGTTTGCTCGTCCCACTTCACCGAGGACTGTTTCGACCGCAGCGGGGAGAAGGTCACGGTCCGTCCAGACGCCGTGCCAACACTTATGGTGCACGGCGGCGAACAAGAG ACTCCAATCAGAGGTCCAATCCAGCCTGGAGTAGATGAA GCCTATTTTGCTAAGTATGATGCCGTGGAGCTCTACCTGAGCAAACAGACTTATCCTCCTGGACTCAGCTACGTGGAGAAGAACACCTTCAGGAGGTTCTGCAAGAAGTATTGCATCAAAG GCGGCAGGCTGCACATAGAGAAAGGAGGCCGGCTGTGTTTGATCCTGAGGAGCCGGCAGAGAGTGGAAGAGGCCCTGGTGGAATTCCACGACGAGCTGAACCACCTCAACGCCAACAAGTGTCTCAGACTGCTCAACGAAAG GTACTTCTGGAAAACGATGCGACCTGATGTGGTGCAGTGGATCAACAGCTGCTCGGAGTGCAGCAGGAAGaccaagaagaagaaaccagaaatccaaacacagtcacacacagcagaatcTCCTCTGCAGACGCTGAGATCTCCACAGAACCCTGAGGATCTAGACCG TGGGAGGGATGCCCATGATCACAGCGATGATGGCGAGAATGGTGTTGTGGAGCTTGATGAAGATGTTGGTGATGAAGAGAGTTGGACAACACCGATTCTAGAGGCCAGAGGG GAGAACCCTGTGCCCCCTCCGTCTTTAACTCCCGCCAGAATTCCCATCCTCGTTCATCTGAAAACACCCATTACGTTTCAGTTGAGTACTCCCATAATCCTCCAGCCAAGGACTTCTAACGACCCTATCCTGGGCAGACTTTTCCAGAAGCAGACAAACCCCTCCAACAGTGTAGACCCGGTCCATCTGAACCCTCAGATAGAGGAGCAGGCTGGACCTCATGACCAGAAGGAGAGTGTTTCTCAGGCCAGAACCCTTCACTTCGTCAAAGTCCAGAACATCATCAACTCTCTCCCAGAGTCACATTCTGCACCTGAGATCACAGCTAAACACAAAGCTCCACAAACTAGGACCGAGGCAATTACACCTCCAGGTCAAAGCAGAGGGCTAAACACCCAAACCAAGAGCCCGGGCAGCACCCAGCAAacgaggaagagaaggagagaccTGGACGGGACGTCTCCGGCTAAAAAGATCTCCAGCTCTGGTCTGGAGCCTGTCGTGGCCCCGAGCTCCAAACCCTGGCCCGTCTTCACCATCGCTGACTCAACCCCGGCGCAGACAGCCAAACCCCCTCCTAATGTGGACAG cgccACTCCCCTGCAGAGGAACAGGACTCTTCAGGCCCGGACGGTCATCCAGCAGTGCAGCGAGGCCAGGGTTAAAATCCAACCAGCGCACGACGGGGCCGACGCTCAGTGGGCCGAG ATCCAGGAGGGATTGGTGGTTTACGTTTGCTTCTTCCATGGAGCCACGGAGGAAGTCGCTCATGAGATGG CCAGCAGTCTGATGACCACCAAGTTTTTCCGTAAAGACACCGGacactctgtctctgttctcAACCTTCCCGGGAGCGTTTTATTCATCCCCCAGGACTCCCTGCTCGGGGAGGTGGGGCCCAAGAGGAGTAGGCAGTACAGAGGTGGGGGTGAGCTGTGGTTGGGGGGGCAGCTCTTCTCCACCCTGATCTCTGCCTGCAGGGAGATCATGTCCGGCTCGCTGAAGTGTAGGATGGCCGGCGTGAAGGTGGAGCAGGGGGCTTACGGACAGAAACAGGAGATCAGCCTGAAGTCTGCGGAGCCGCTGACGCTGCTGCTGGAGttctga
- the LOC134881961 gene encoding uncharacterized protein LOC134881961 has product MEDLLPLPPEVWVYIFSFLSTEEKHSVRFGCRQLKMLIDQPSLWKDHTVVLCDLRRYTYGFWDMLRHRKLTRVAVRHLRRKEWRRLVKFLPSLTAVLFADGGRKYKGKYMENLAHFPQLKDIGVRNGTWEEPMLGGNLTQKLQERLTHLSVCNVRLPCTVEFITAVSQLVNLRFLLFHQQGEGYGLDTVRPVPCAVFHKMLLSLKKLKHLSWGMRGEPPEPLPNDYLSPSDPEHPGVPRYGGPALTSLELVDYPETILPENALRSLTSLKSLTVRYRYIREGIECRLTSWLSPLQQLETLTIIGGNSLAAYTTTIPSSVSRLTLRVAITLKDMDSIAPKVPSLEHLDIEQNRSSGSLCRRIPMLFPQLRTLRIRFFRREPEKDLLSLHRLRHLVQLELLVERSFILRDYLNGHPWPSPCVQEHINQLRELSENRITVITTMRRRTPLRECDCVWEGD; this is encoded by the exons ATGGAGGATCTCCTACCGCTGCCTCCTGAAGTCTGGGTCTACATCTTCAGCTTCCTGAGCACCGAGGAGAAACACTCGGTGCGCTTCGGCTGCAGACAGCTGAAAATGCTCATCGACCAGCCGTCCCTGTGGAAGGATCACACCGTGGTGCTGTGCGACCTGCGCCGCTACACGTACGGCTTCTGGGACATGCTGCGCCACCGCAAACTCACCCGGGTGGCGGTGCGACATCTGCGGCGTAAAGAGTGGCGGCGCCTCGTCAAGTTCCTGCCGTCCCTCACTGCTGTGCTGTTCGCTGACGGGGGGAGGAAATACAAGGGGAAATACATGGAGAACCTGGCCCACTTTCCCCAGTTGAAG GACATTGGGGTGAGGAACGGCACCTGGGAGGAGCCCATGCTGGGGGGTAATCTCACCCAGAAGCTGCAGGAGCGTCTGACTCACCTGAGTGTGTGTAACGTGAGGCTGCCGTGCACCGTGGAGTTCATCACCGCCGTGTCGCAGCTGGTCAACCTGCGCTTCCTGCTCTTCCATCAGCAGGGGGAGGGCTACGGGCTGGACACGGTGAGGCCGGTGCCCTGCGCCGTCTTCCACAAAATGCTGCTGAGCCTGAAGAAGCTGAAGCACCTGTCCTGGGGGATGAGAGGGGAGCCGCCTGAGCCTCTGCCGAACGACTACCTCAGTCCATCTGACCCGGAGCACCCAG GAGTTCCCCGGTATGGCGGTCCAGCGCTGACCAGTCTGGAGCTGGTGGATTACCCAGAAACCATCCTGCCGGAGAACGCGCTGAGGAGCTTGACCTCGCTGAAGTCGCTGACTGTCCGCTACAGATACATCAGAGAGGGCATCGAGTGCCGCCTCACGTCCTGGCTGAGTCCGCTCCAACAGCTGGAGACGCTCACCATCATCG GCGGTAACTCTCTGGCCGCCTACACCACCACCATCCCCTCTAGTGTGTCCCGGCTGACGCTGCGAGTGGCCATAACTCTGAAGGACATGGACTCCATCGCACCCAAAGTCCCGTCTCTGGAGCACCTGGACATCGAGCAGAACCGGTCCAGCGGCAGCCTCTGCAGACGCATCCCCATGCTGTTCCCCCAGCTCAGGACGCTCAGGATACG GTTTTTCCGCAGAGAGCCAGAGAAGGACCTGCTGAGCCTCCACCGGCTGCGGCACCTGGTGCAGCTGGAGCTACTGGTGGAGCGCTCCTTCATCCTGAGGGACTACCTGAACGGTCACCCCTGGCCCAGCCCCTGCGTACAGGAGCACATCAACCAGCTGCGAGAGCTGTCGGAGAACCGGATCACCGTCATCACCACGATGCGCCGGAGGACCCCGCTGCGggagtgtgactgtgtgtgggagggtgaCTGA
- the LOC134881960 gene encoding uncharacterized protein LOC134881960 isoform X2, translating to MPSFDLLHKVEQFVKHGTFSEDASKTSKKVTKAASKKFIYKDGCLWRSYRGRLLRVVKSDQEVRELMVRFHDNNHHAGRVKVIKEIMLRYYWVGVTKVVKSWIKECAVCQNRSVPEPHEPPVQVCLAYGCDATSYIYPELSFHRFPKVEEQRRRWLAVAQRDEGSLRTKSCLCSKHFEPSCFTLSDEGQMTLSPDAVPTIIPVTAQEDQVPVASDEDFLYSSSVEDLFSAARGRTRSPTDQTSERPAELQEHQYCLPGPDTRDIQKVMEVKRRKTLIEPSFKLFNQIARYLSHRVLPMQNKKSRGSLKRMSKRFGLKDGVLMYTQVSPPVRVLRSRAEVNSILHQFHDDQNHCGLGVCQREITKRFYWDSMTRELARWVSSCQTCINRTKRRWLRCSVQTCPNGCGPVERGLGLTFHKFPLDNTALLRQWLKAVGRPHWHPRLGSSVCSSHFTEDCFDRSGEKVTVRPDAVPTLMVHGGEQETPIRGPIQPGVDEAYFAKYDAVELYLSKQTYPPGLSYVEKNTFRRFCKKYCIKGGRLHIEKGGRLCLILRSRQRVEEALVEFHDELNHLNANKCLRLLNERYFWKTMRPDVVQWINSCSECSRKTKKKKPEIQTQSHTAESPLQTLRSPQNPEDLDRGRDAHDHSDDGENGVVELDEDVGDEESWTTPILEENPVPPPSLTPARIPILVHLKTPITFQLSTPIILQPRTSNDPILGRLFQKQTNPSNSVDPVHLNPQIEEQAGPHDQKESVSQARTLHFVKVQNIINSLPESHSAPEITAKHKAPQTRTEAITPPGQSRGLNTQTKSPGSTQQTRKRRRDLDGTSPAKKISSSGLEPVVAPSSKPWPVFTIADSTPAQTAKPPPNVDSATPLQRNRTLQARTVIQQCSEARVKIQPAHDGADAQWAEIQEGLVVYVCFFHGATEEVAHEMASSLMTTKFFRKDTGHSVSVLNLPGSVLFIPQDSLLGEVGPKRSRQYRGGGELWLGGQLFSTLISACREIMSGSLKCRMAGVKVEQGAYGQKQEISLKSAEPLTLLLEF from the exons ATGCCTTCTTTTGACTTGCTGCATAAGGTCGAGCAGTTTGTGAAACATGGAACGTTTTCTGAAGACGCATCAAAGACCTCGAAGAAAGTGACCAAAGCTGCGAGCAAAAAGTTCATCTATAAAG ATGGCTGTCTGTGGCGTTCGTACCGAGGCCGCCTCCTCCGAGTCGTCAAGAGCGACCAGGAGGTGAGGGAACTCATGGTCCGTTTCCATGACAACAACCACCACGCCGGCCGGGTCAAAGTAATAAAAGAGATAATG CTGAGGTACTACTGGGTTGGAGTGACGAAAGTTGTGAAGTCCTGGATCAAAGAGTGCGCTGTTTGTCAGAACCGAAGTGTCCCAGAACCGCATGAACCCCCCGTCCAGGTCTGCCTGGCCTACGGCTGCGACGCAACCAGCTACATTTACCCCGAGCTCAGCTTCCACAG GTTTCCAAAAGTGGAAGAGCAACGGCGACGTTGGCTGGCGGTGGCTCAGAGGGACGAAGGCTCGCTGCGCACAAAATCCTGCCTCTGCTCGAAACACTTTGAGCCGTCCTGCTTCACGCTGAGCGACGAGGGTCAGATGACTCTGTCACCAGACGCCGTACCCACCATCATCCCTGTGACAGCGCAGGAGGACCAG GTTCCTGTCGCTTCAGATGAGGACTTCCTATACTCCAGCAGCGTTGAAGACCTCTTCTCTGCTGCCAGGGGAAGAACCAGAAGCCCCACCGATCAAACCTCCGAACGACCCGCGGAGTTGCAGGAGCATCAGTACTGCCTCCCAGGTCCAGACACTAGAGACATCCAGAAAGTGATGGAGgtaaagaggaggaagacactCATCGAGCCGAGCTTCAAGCTGTTCAACCAGATCGCCAG GTATCTGAGCCACAGAGTCTTACCAATGCAAAACAAGAAATCCAGAGGTAGTTTGAAAAGGATGAGTAAGCGCTTTGGGCTAAAAG ACGGTGTGCTGATGTACACTCAAGTCTCTCCTCCTGTCCGAGTGCTACGCAGCAGAGCAGAG GTGAACTCGATCCTGCATCAGTTTCATGACGACCAGAATCACTGCGGGCTGGGAGTCTGCCAGCGTGAGATCACAAAGCGCTTCTACTGGGACAGCATGACCCGGGAGCTGGCCCGCTGGGTCTCCTCCTGCCAGACCTGCATCAACAGGACCAAGAGGAGGTGGCTCCGCTGCAGCGTCCAGACCTGCCCCAACGGCTGCGGGCCGGTGGAGCGCGGCCTCGGCCTCACCTTCCATAA GTTTCCTCTGGACAACACGGCTCTCCTGCGTCAGTGGTTGAAGGCGGTCGGTCGTCCTCACTGGCATCCTCGGCTCGGCTCGTCCGTTTGCTCGTCCCACTTCACCGAGGACTGTTTCGACCGCAGCGGGGAGAAGGTCACGGTCCGTCCAGACGCCGTGCCAACACTTATGGTGCACGGCGGCGAACAAGAG ACTCCAATCAGAGGTCCAATCCAGCCTGGAGTAGATGAA GCCTATTTTGCTAAGTATGATGCCGTGGAGCTCTACCTGAGCAAACAGACTTATCCTCCTGGACTCAGCTACGTGGAGAAGAACACCTTCAGGAGGTTCTGCAAGAAGTATTGCATCAAAG GCGGCAGGCTGCACATAGAGAAAGGAGGCCGGCTGTGTTTGATCCTGAGGAGCCGGCAGAGAGTGGAAGAGGCCCTGGTGGAATTCCACGACGAGCTGAACCACCTCAACGCCAACAAGTGTCTCAGACTGCTCAACGAAAG GTACTTCTGGAAAACGATGCGACCTGATGTGGTGCAGTGGATCAACAGCTGCTCGGAGTGCAGCAGGAAGaccaagaagaagaaaccagaaatccaaacacagtcacacacagcagaatcTCCTCTGCAGACGCTGAGATCTCCACAGAACCCTGAGGATCTAGACCG TGGGAGGGATGCCCATGATCACAGCGATGATGGCGAGAATGGTGTTGTGGAGCTTGATGAAGATGTTGGTGATGAAGAGAGTTGGACAACACCGATTCTAGAG GAGAACCCTGTGCCCCCTCCGTCTTTAACTCCCGCCAGAATTCCCATCCTCGTTCATCTGAAAACACCCATTACGTTTCAGTTGAGTACTCCCATAATCCTCCAGCCAAGGACTTCTAACGACCCTATCCTGGGCAGACTTTTCCAGAAGCAGACAAACCCCTCCAACAGTGTAGACCCGGTCCATCTGAACCCTCAGATAGAGGAGCAGGCTGGACCTCATGACCAGAAGGAGAGTGTTTCTCAGGCCAGAACCCTTCACTTCGTCAAAGTCCAGAACATCATCAACTCTCTCCCAGAGTCACATTCTGCACCTGAGATCACAGCTAAACACAAAGCTCCACAAACTAGGACCGAGGCAATTACACCTCCAGGTCAAAGCAGAGGGCTAAACACCCAAACCAAGAGCCCGGGCAGCACCCAGCAAacgaggaagagaaggagagaccTGGACGGGACGTCTCCGGCTAAAAAGATCTCCAGCTCTGGTCTGGAGCCTGTCGTGGCCCCGAGCTCCAAACCCTGGCCCGTCTTCACCATCGCTGACTCAACCCCGGCGCAGACAGCCAAACCCCCTCCTAATGTGGACAG cgccACTCCCCTGCAGAGGAACAGGACTCTTCAGGCCCGGACGGTCATCCAGCAGTGCAGCGAGGCCAGGGTTAAAATCCAACCAGCGCACGACGGGGCCGACGCTCAGTGGGCCGAG ATCCAGGAGGGATTGGTGGTTTACGTTTGCTTCTTCCATGGAGCCACGGAGGAAGTCGCTCATGAGATGG CCAGCAGTCTGATGACCACCAAGTTTTTCCGTAAAGACACCGGacactctgtctctgttctcAACCTTCCCGGGAGCGTTTTATTCATCCCCCAGGACTCCCTGCTCGGGGAGGTGGGGCCCAAGAGGAGTAGGCAGTACAGAGGTGGGGGTGAGCTGTGGTTGGGGGGGCAGCTCTTCTCCACCCTGATCTCTGCCTGCAGGGAGATCATGTCCGGCTCGCTGAAGTGTAGGATGGCCGGCGTGAAGGTGGAGCAGGGGGCTTACGGACAGAAACAGGAGATCAGCCTGAAGTCTGCGGAGCCGCTGACGCTGCTGCTGGAGttctga
- the LOC134881616 gene encoding D-aminoacyl-tRNA deacylase 2-like — protein sequence MTERDGAPAPVGRAMLQQCLQARLQVKPAEERSEAEFVQIDRGMVIYICFFKGATDDILPKMVSTLLNLRLCESDSGKMVSVLELPGSILIVPQATLGGKAKGRAMQYHNNIGKEDGLRLYGAFVSLCEKELAAASAEVTVKHGTYGNRQVLKMDTNGPYTHLMDF from the exons ATGACGGAGAGAGACGGTGCTCCTGCTCCTGTAGGCCGGGCGATGCTGCAGCAGTGTCTGCAGGCCAGGCTGCAGGTGAAGCCGGCAGAGGAGCGGTCAGAGGCTGAGTTTGTCCAG ATCGACAGAGGAATGGTGATCTACATCTGCTTCTTTAAGGGAGCCACAGACGACATCCTGCCCAAAATGG TATCCACACTCTTGAACCTGCGTCTGTGTGAGTCCGACTCGGGGAAGATGGTGTCGGTGTTGGAGCTCCCCGGCAGCATCTTGATCGTCCCTCAGGCCACGCTGGGCGGGAAGGCCAAAGGTCGGGCCATGCAGTACCACAACAACATCGGCAAAGAGGACGGGCTGCGGCTGTACGGCGCATTCGTCTCTCTGTGTGAGAAGGAACTGGCGGCTGCTTCAGCTGAAGTGACGGTGAAACACGGGACGTACGGAAACAGACAAGTGCTGAAGATGGACACCAACGGACCTTACACACATCTGATGGACTTCTGA
- the nubpl gene encoding iron-sulfur protein NUBPL, with protein sequence MSQFTYSRLSHFLRISANKFSVLRTGTEIKPGPACCVQFTRCQRSVDSKALQERQKQQMAKGLPRQKPITGVKQVIVVASGKGGVGKSTTAVNLALGLIANDPLKSVGLLDADVYGPSIPKLMNLKGNPELNDNNLMLPLTNYGVPCMSMGFLVDDVAPIVWRGLMVMSAIEKLLRQVDWGFLDYLVVDMPPGTGDVQLSISQNIPVAGAVIVSTPQDIALLDARRGAEMFKKVNVPVLGLVQNMSVFQCPNCNHQTHIFGSDGARQLADTLGVKLLGDVPLHLNIREMSDRGQPVVVSSPDSPEAEAYRKVAAAVVQRLEEVNS encoded by the exons ATGTCTCAGTTCACTTACAGCAGACTGTCTCATTTTCTGAGAATATCCGCTAATAAATTCTCAGTTTTACGAACAGGGACAGAAATAAAACCGGGACCTGCATGTTGTGTGCAGTTCACTCGCTGCCAG CGGTCGGTGGACAGTAAGGCGTTACAGGAGAGGCAGAAGCAGCAGATGGCCAAAGGTCTCCCCAGACAGAAGCCCATCACGGGTGTCAAACAGGTCATCGTGGTGGCTTCGGGGAAAGGCGGCGTGGGGAAGTCCACCACAGCAG TGAATTTGGCTCTTGGATTGATAGCCAATGACCCG TTAAAGTCCGTGGGTCTGTTGGACGCAGACGTTTACGGTCCATCCATTCCCAAACTGATGAACCTGAAAGGAAACCCAGAGCTCAATGACA ACAATCTGATGCTCCCTCTCACAAACTACGGGGTTCCTTG catgTCGATGGGCTTCCTGGTGGACGATGTGGCTCCGATCGTTTGGAGGGGTCTGATGGTGATGTCAGCGATAGAGAAACTACTCAGACAG gtggACTGGGGGTTTTTGGACTATCTTGTAGTCGACATGCCTCCTGGGACAGGAGACGTCCAACTGTCAATCTCCCAGAACATCCCAGTAGCag GTGCAGTCATCGTATCAACGCCACAGGACATCGCCCTGCTGGACGCCCGCAGAGGAGCCGAGATGTTCAAGAAAGTTAACGTGCCg GTTCTGGGTCTGGTGCAGAACATGAGCGTCTTCCAGTGTCCCAACTGCAACCACCAGACGCACATCTTCGGCTCTGACGGGGCCCGACAGCTCGCTGACACTCTGGGAGTCAAATTATTAG GTGACGTTCCTCTTCATCTAAACATCAGAGAGATGTCAGACAGAGGACAGCCGGTGGTCGTCTCTTCTCCGGACAGCCCAGAG GCGGAGGCATACAGGAAGGTGGCGGCCGCTGTGGTGCAGAGACTGGAGGAAGTGAACAGCTGA